A section of the Malania oleifera isolate guangnan ecotype guangnan chromosome 2, ASM2987363v1, whole genome shotgun sequence genome encodes:
- the LOC131148557 gene encoding uncharacterized protein LOC131148557 yields MMIFDKGSIQSNLECFLDCTTPVVPSQCLSKTEIRNLNRLWHPWERETVEYLTLGDLWSCFDEWSAYGAGVPIVLSSGETLVQYYVPYLSAIQIFTSNPSVNSFREETESGDGETRDSFSDSCSDECESEKMWRWDGCSSEEGGLDQDGLCHPSDRLGHLYFQYFERSTPYGRVPLMDKISGLAQRFPGLMSLRSVDLSPASWMAVAWYPIYHIPMGRTIKDLSTCFLTYHTLSSSFQDMVHEDDMETAEKKKPKEEGSIALPPFGLATYKMQGNVWVSSKSGEDQERLASLLSVADSWLKQLRVQHHDYNYFTGIRRG; encoded by the exons atgatGATATTCGATAAAGGGTCAATTCAATCAAACCTTGAGTGTTTCCTGGATTGCACAACGCCTGTGGTCCCTTCTCAATGTTTATCAAAG ACTGAGATCAGGAACCTTAATCGTCTATGGCACCCCTGGGAGAGAGAAACAGTTGAGTATTTGACGTTGGGCGATCTCTGGAGTTGTTTCGATGAATGGAGTGCTTATGGGGCTGGAGTTCCAATCGTTTTGAGCAGCGGGGAAACCTTAGTTCAGTACTATGTGCCATATCTTTCTGCAATTCAAATTTTCACAAGCAATCCTTCTGTAAACAGTTTTag GGAAGAAACTGAGTCCGGTGATGGTGAGACAAGGGATTCATTCAGTGATTCGTGTAGTGATGAGTGCGAGAGCGAGAAGATGTGGAGATGGGATGGATGTTCTTCTGAAGAGGGAGGGCTTGATCAAGACGGCCTCTGTCATCCAAGTGATAGATTGGGTCACCTTTACTTCCAATACTTTGAGAGATCAACTCCTTATGGAAGAGTTCCTTTGATGGATAAG ATTAGTGGATTAGCTCAAAGATTCCCCGGTTTAATGTCATTGAGAAGTGTAGATCTTTCCCCAGCTAGCTGGATGGCTGTTGCTtg GTACCCCATTTATCACATACCGATGGGAAGAACCATAAAGGATTTGTCCACTTGCTTCCTTACTTATCATACCCTTTCATCTTCTTTCCAAG ACATGGTCCATGAAGATGACATGGAGACTGCTGAAAAAAAGAAGCCGAAGGAAGAAGGGAGCATTGCCCTCCCTCCGTTTGGGCTGGCCACATACAAAATGCAGGGTAATGTGTGGGTCTCGAGCAAGAGTGGGGAGGACCAAGAAAGGCTGGCATCGCTTTTGAGCGTGGCAGATTCATGGCTAAAGCAGCTGAGGGTCCAGCACCATGACTACAATTACTTCACTGGGATCCGGCGTGGCTGA